The proteins below are encoded in one region of Clostridium pasteurianum DSM 525 = ATCC 6013:
- a CDS encoding sialidase: MVNNFFREAIPYALDNKTKYRGDIETLTNRIYDDFKKENYPAVFSVLSAGVPEDIVDNTFKGVISFTIGERFIPPSMLDRWSQWEDLGGILSSAPAVSSWAPNRLDTFVRGTDNALWHKWWNGSRWSDWESLGGVLTSAPAAVSWGSNRIDVFARGTDNAMWHIWWNGSRWSNWESLGGVLTSSPAVSSWAPNRLDTFVRGTDNALWHKWWNGSRWSDWESLGGNLTSAPAAVSWEPNRIDVFARGQGNRLLHLWWNGSRWSNWQNLGGNITSAPAVSSRSSNRLEVFTRNRNNQLITMSWNGSRWSNWRNLDGTITSAPAAVSWGPNRTDVFARGTNNAMWHIWRN, encoded by the coding sequence ATGGTTAATAATTTTTTCAGAGAAGCTATACCCTATGCCCTAGACAATAAGACAAAATATAGAGGAGATATAGAAACATTAACAAATAGAATATATGATGATTTTAAAAAAGAAAACTATCCTGCTGTTTTTTCAGTTTTATCTGCTGGAGTACCTGAAGATATAGTTGATAATACCTTTAAAGGTGTAATAAGCTTCACTATTGGTGAAAGATTCATCCCGCCCTCTATGCTTGACAGATGGAGTCAGTGGGAGGATTTAGGCGGAATATTGAGTTCTGCTCCTGCGGTTTCTTCCTGGGCACCTAATAGATTGGATACATTTGTACGTGGAACTGATAATGCTCTCTGGCACAAATGGTGGAATGGTTCTAGATGGAGTGACTGGGAAAGCCTTGGTGGCGTATTAACCTCTGCTCCAGCTGCTGTTTCCTGGGGATCAAACAGAATTGATGTATTCGCTCGTGGTACAGATAATGCTATGTGGCATATTTGGTGGAATGGTTCTAGGTGGAGTAACTGGGAAAGTCTTGGTGGCGTATTGACCTCTTCTCCTGCAGTTTCTTCTTGGGCACCTAATAGATTAGATACCTTCGTACGTGGAACTGATAACGCTCTCTGGCACAAATGGTGGAATGGTTCTAGATGGAGTGACTGGGAAAGTCTCGGTGGAAATCTGACTTCTGCTCCTGCTGCTGTTTCTTGGGAACCAAACAGAATTGATGTGTTTGCAAGAGGTCAAGGCAATCGTCTATTACATTTATGGTGGAATGGTTCTAGATGGAGCAATTGGCAGAACCTTGGCGGTAATATAACCTCTGCCCCTGCAGTTTCTTCAAGATCATCCAATAGACTTGAAGTATTTACAAGGAATAGAAACAATCAGTTAATCACTATGTCCTGGAATGGTTCTAGATGGAGCAATTGGAGAAATCTTGACGGCACTATAACCTCTGCTCCTGCTGCTGTTTCCTGGGGTCCAAACAGAACTGATGTATTTGCAAGAGGTACAAATAATGCTATGTGGCACATCTGGAGGAATTAA
- a CDS encoding DUF2513 domain-containing protein has translation MRLNNDCIRDILLYVEKNTTYEYPFIAAEDLISHLKDYDEDTVNYHITKVHQGGLIDVINYRNKVPLDVSFLSWKGHEYIDAIRDDKVWEKLKNSTKDIASVSLAILVRLAEDVIKSLLIEEEQ, from the coding sequence GTGAGATTAAATAATGACTGTATAAGAGACATACTTTTATATGTAGAAAAAAATACAACTTATGAATATCCCTTTATAGCTGCAGAAGATTTAATATCGCATTTAAAAGATTATGATGAAGACACAGTAAATTACCATATTACCAAAGTCCATCAAGGAGGACTTATTGATGTAATAAACTATAGGAATAAAGTTCCTTTAGATGTGTCCTTTTTATCTTGGAAAGGTCATGAATACATAGATGCAATTCGAGATGACAAGGTATGGGAAAAACTAAAGAATTCAACTAAAGATATAGCTTCTGTATCATTGGCGATTTTAGTTAGATTAGCAGAAGATGTAATTAAGTCTCTTTTGATTGAGGAAGAACAATAG
- a CDS encoding aspartyl-phosphate phosphatase Spo0E family protein — MKTMEEVIEKIEELRQLMYSLMNENSSLTDPKLVALSQKIDKLLNDYDELINKDI, encoded by the coding sequence ATGAAAACAATGGAAGAAGTAATTGAGAAAATAGAAGAATTAAGACAGCTAATGTATTCTCTAATGAATGAAAATTCTTCATTAACTGACCCAAAGTTAGTAGCATTAAGTCAAAAAATAGACAAGCTGCTAAATGATTATGATGAGTTAATAAATAAAGATATTTAA
- a CDS encoding NAD(P)/FAD-dependent oxidoreductase, translating to MKTDLLEKGAIVQRDKETYAVAPHLTAGIVTPDNLRTIADIAEKYNAAAIKVTGAQRIAIVGLKEEDLDNVWKDLDMNPGAAIGLCVRSVKVCPGTTFCKRGLQDSVAVGSKLDSLYHGKKLPNKFKMGVSGCPNSCADSAFKDIGLIGSGKGWMFYVGGKGGARPRIADKIAACISEEKIYDLVEKVIQVYEENATVRERLGSYIDRVGLDEFKKQIDLDSYL from the coding sequence ATGAAAACAGATTTATTAGAAAAGGGAGCAATAGTACAAAGAGATAAAGAAACTTATGCAGTTGCACCACATTTAACTGCTGGAATTGTAACTCCAGATAATTTAAGAACTATTGCCGATATAGCTGAAAAATATAATGCGGCAGCTATTAAAGTTACTGGAGCTCAAAGAATTGCAATAGTTGGATTAAAAGAGGAAGATTTAGATAACGTCTGGAAAGATTTGGACATGAATCCCGGTGCAGCAATAGGTTTATGCGTAAGAAGTGTAAAAGTATGCCCAGGAACTACTTTTTGTAAAAGGGGCCTTCAGGATTCAGTAGCAGTTGGATCAAAATTAGATAGTTTATATCATGGTAAAAAATTACCTAATAAATTTAAAATGGGTGTAAGTGGTTGTCCTAATAGTTGTGCAGATAGTGCCTTTAAAGATATAGGATTAATAGGAAGTGGAAAAGGCTGGATGTTTTATGTTGGTGGAAAAGGTGGAGCCAGACCAAGAATAGCAGATAAAATAGCAGCCTGTATATCAGAAGAGAAGATATATGATTTAGTAGAAAAAGTTATTCAAGTATATGAAGAAAATGCAACTGTTAGAGAAAGATTAGGAAGCTATATAGATAGAGTAGGATTAGATGAGTTCAAAAAACAAATAGATCTTGATAGTTATTTATAA
- the proC gene encoding pyrroline-5-carboxylate reductase produces the protein MLDKKITFIGGGNMAEGIIGGLVSNEVFKPKNITVFDILDERRKYLEATYGISSANTAVSVVKDADVVVIAVLPQDIVQASQHIKNELSEETIIISICAAVRIEKLENIFGSQHKIVRVMPNTMIEAKHGYSAVSLNEKTKDGDKEIIVTLLSGLGKVMFIDEKLINAFTAYSCAGPAYIMYFIAALIDSGVESGFSRKDSTSIALENLIASAVTLQKIGKHPYEITDRMNSPAGIGINASHVLNESGFHGIVMSAVKKALERTNELENKVF, from the coding sequence ATGTTAGATAAGAAAATTACTTTTATTGGCGGAGGAAATATGGCAGAGGGTATTATTGGAGGACTTGTATCCAATGAAGTTTTCAAACCTAAAAATATTACAGTTTTTGATATATTAGATGAAAGAAGAAAATATCTTGAAGCTACATATGGAATAAGTAGTGCTAACACCGCTGTATCTGTTGTTAAGGATGCCGATGTTGTTGTAATTGCAGTACTTCCACAAGATATTGTGCAGGCTTCACAGCATATAAAGAATGAATTATCTGAGGAAACTATTATTATATCCATATGTGCGGCAGTTAGAATTGAAAAATTAGAAAATATATTTGGAAGTCAGCATAAGATAGTTCGTGTTATGCCCAATACTATGATTGAAGCAAAACATGGTTATAGTGCTGTAAGTTTAAATGAAAAAACTAAAGATGGTGATAAGGAAATTATAGTAACACTTTTAAGCGGATTAGGAAAGGTTATGTTTATTGACGAAAAACTTATTAATGCATTTACGGCATATAGTTGTGCTGGGCCTGCTTATATTATGTATTTTATCGCAGCATTGATAGATTCAGGAGTAGAATCTGGATTTTCACGTAAAGATTCAACATCAATTGCATTGGAAAATTTGATTGCTTCTGCAGTAACTCTTCAAAAAATAGGGAAGCATCCATATGAAATTACAGATAGAATGAATTCACCAGCAGGTATTGGGATTAATGCATCTCATGTATTAAATGAATCAGGTTTTCATGGAATTGTTATGTCTGCTGTAAAAAAAGCTTTAGAGAGAACCAATGAATTGGAAAATAAAGTTTTTTGA
- a CDS encoding L-2-amino-thiazoline-4-carboxylic acid hydrolase translates to MGKKDNIHCSIEHHAVLFAIFAKYTIEQFKEKGEEIIYNCVENYGRERGKRMAERTIANGDSLDFINSQAYGEWAAEKGQMEFGIVNLEPEYITNVTRCEWCENWKKYNLLDHGKYYCVNIDSAVFNGYNENFHMKATSDLSFGADCCEFHWGNAMTEEDIKKLTKKKEELGSSFTRNFDFHTAHLLYSISKTLKNELGEEGQLITDKVLDKYTELFGKDYLSVLYGQYDDKWNRP, encoded by the coding sequence ATGGGAAAAAAAGATAATATTCATTGTTCAATTGAGCATCATGCGGTATTATTTGCGATTTTTGCTAAATATACTATAGAGCAGTTTAAGGAAAAAGGGGAGGAAATAATTTATAATTGTGTTGAAAATTATGGACGTGAACGGGGAAAAAGAATGGCAGAAAGAACAATTGCAAATGGAGATTCTTTAGATTTTATAAATAGTCAAGCTTATGGGGAATGGGCTGCAGAAAAAGGACAAATGGAATTTGGAATTGTTAATCTGGAGCCAGAGTATATTACTAATGTTACAAGATGCGAATGGTGTGAGAACTGGAAAAAATATAATCTTTTAGATCATGGAAAATATTACTGTGTTAATATAGATTCAGCGGTCTTTAATGGTTACAATGAGAATTTTCATATGAAGGCAACAAGCGATCTAAGTTTTGGAGCAGATTGCTGTGAATTTCATTGGGGAAATGCTATGACGGAAGAGGATATTAAAAAACTTACTAAAAAGAAAGAAGAATTAGGTAGCAGCTTTACTAGAAATTTTGATTTTCATACAGCACATCTTCTATATTCCATAAGTAAAACTTTAAAAAATGAGCTTGGTGAAGAAGGACAGCTAATTACTGATAAAGTATTAGATAAATATACAGAATTATTTGGAAAAGACTACTTATCTGTACTATATGGGCAATATGATGATAAATGGAACAGGCCCTGA
- a CDS encoding L-2-amino-thiazoline-4-carboxylic acid hydrolase, whose protein sequence is MAFENNKPSIVNSSVDGMRDISARRAATISNMLETAKKHGLDDIFAREAIAKYGADNGKDLYNNMKDSSDFKEFASIFGTDHNKDIFEMEVVEKNDEVLAIDFHYCPYVTEWLKQGKTPEEIAKLCEITMEGDHAFAKQFNNLEFKLEGTIADGLPVCKLRFNKIN, encoded by the coding sequence ATGGCATTTGAAAATAATAAACCATCAATTGTGAATTCATCAGTTGATGGAATGCGTGATATTAGTGCGAGAAGGGCAGCTACAATAAGTAATATGTTAGAGACGGCTAAAAAGCATGGGCTTGATGATATATTTGCACGTGAAGCAATTGCAAAGTATGGTGCAGATAATGGAAAAGACTTATATAATAATATGAAGGATTCATCAGATTTTAAAGAGTTTGCATCAATTTTTGGAACAGATCATAATAAAGATATATTTGAAATGGAAGTAGTAGAAAAAAACGATGAAGTATTAGCCATAGATTTTCACTATTGTCCTTATGTAACAGAATGGTTAAAGCAGGGGAAAACACCAGAAGAAATTGCAAAATTATGTGAGATTACCATGGAGGGTGATCATGCATTTGCTAAACAATTTAATAATTTGGAGTTTAAATTAGAAGGAACAATTGCAGATGGATTGCCTGTATGTAAATTACGATTTAACAAAATTAATTGA